The following are encoded together in the Chaetodon auriga isolate fChaAug3 chromosome 4, fChaAug3.hap1, whole genome shotgun sequence genome:
- the pik3r6 gene encoding phosphoinositide 3-kinase regulatory subunit 6, whose translation MTTRAPWDSSSSTCSMEPTAGCSPTVPEPELYRSIQAVLPRDTDKQQPPDCFNKGMLRWTLHKKVQNNPGNSLSLVWVLIKELEKAERWDSRKCIIPLLHTLMYAIIQTAYIPDELYKRVYDFCKRLLTYPHPYCTVGLSYTRQIKTERSIPGLMYQRMLTAEQRLKNEPYPFQERVFVLADPEVFSGSLGHVLLGDIESSGSASVGYLDHMRSVVQHSIQAALGAEQCHGQKLAQALKDMGQDVETYFQEVLATLEQSAEEGSRGEGRALRSRLQQLYSEIVADSEPLSSGPLCDCPLPNPEMSFHLWTEDLDIWREVARWFRSSSTSEQFSLSQEQEDFELGESPNDLMPPDMTRFSVMSNDSGIERDLPPSADPSLLPPLDTASMNAAWEQCKSEPDPLKLSRRGCIKVRPSVKNSMVLMQETLEDHASLARGGGNGGRGGSSGATLQRRAGNSALQNSFPKQQRPFTARIVAMGDDRVLGQLAKAYYLFRKREARRLFLTMKVNLQFYYIPVCRATAPVSSVKETLHQSKGNPCTLGSYLSMVDPWYNSNIRGLGCMIPKLAAMQQTNPGRPKDPFVSDVISYYVRTGQQPVYFTIYFVKVTFNSMTKEPVDDVFLTHLHMEFPEFRHISESIREKQKKTSGEVCGAVVSVNYRRVTLSGRDIDKGVSVRTSGAHINAIPSNEAEDLNCLMLTLNEPPTKSKNNTVESKIRSSNIKIRTLESRSFTVTLDRDCRRTYRNVQSIEISPCLDPGYCLQKTMQSKFKLGEDKDVGLSKYMNKGLPLPINTFAGIIT comes from the exons ATGACCACCAGGGCCCCCTGGGATAGCTCGAGCagtacatgcagcatggagccAACAG CCGGCTGCTCCCCAACAGTTCCAGAGCCAGAGCTCTACCGCAGCATCCAAGCTGTGCTACCAAGGGACACGGACAAGCAGCAGCCTCCAGACTGTTTCAACAAAG gcatgcTGAGATGGACGCTTCACAAGAAGGTCCAAAACAATCCTGGCAACAGCTTATCTCTGGTGTGGGTGCTGATAAAAGAGCTGGAGAAG gctgagagaTGGGACTCTCGCAAGTGCATCAtccctctgctccacacacTGATGTACGCCATCATTCAG ACAGCCTACATTCCAGATGAGCTGTACAAGCGGGTTTATGACTTTTGTAAGCGACTCCTGACCTACCCTCATCCGTACTGCACCGTAGGCCTCAGCTACACgagacaaataaaaactgaacgcTCCATTCCAG GTCTGATGTACCAGAGGATgctcacagcagagcagaggctaAAAAATGAGCCCTATCCCTTTCAGGAGAG GGTCTTTGTTCTGGCCGACCCAGAAGTATTCTCTGGCTCTTTGGGACATGTCCTGTTGGGTGATATTGAGTCGTCGGGTTCAGCCTCAGTCGGATATCTAGACCACATGCGCAGTGTGGTCCAACACTCCATACAGGCTGCTTTAGGAGCCGAGCAGTGCCATGGGCAGAAACTGGCTCAAGCCCTAAAG GACATGGGTCAAGACGTCGAGACGTACTTTCAGGAAGTGCTGGCGACTCTTGAGCAGAGCGCGGAGGAGGGTAGCAGAGGGGAGGGGCGAGCGCTGAGGAgccgtctgcagcagctgtacaGCGAGATCGTCGCAGACTCAG agccATTGTCCAGTGGACCACTGTGTGACTGCCCTCTTCCTAACCCAGAGATGAGCTTCCACCTGTGGACAGAGGACCTGGATATCT GGCGAGAGGTGGCCAGGTGGTTTCGGTCCAGCTCCACGTCGGAGCAGTTCTCCCTCAGCCAGGAGCAGGAGGACTTTGAGCTGGGTGAGTCTCCCAACGACCTGATGCCGCCTGACATGACTCGCTTCTCAGTCATGTCCAACGACAGCGGCATCGAAAGAGACCTACCCCCGAGTGCTGATCCCTCCTTATTGCCGCCTCTGGACACTGCCAGCATGAATGCAGCATGGGAACAATGCAAAAG TGAGCCAGATCCACTGAAGCTGTCACGGCGTGGATGCATCAAGGTGAGACCATCTGTGAAGAACAGTATGGTGCTGATGCAGGAGACCCTGGAGGACCACGCAAGCCTcgcaagaggaggaggaaatggagggaggggaggaagcaGTGGAGCGACTCTGCAGAGGCGGGCAGGAAACAGCGCCCTGCAGAACTCCTTCCCCAAGCAGCAGAGACCCTTTACCGCCAGGATAGTTGCCATGGGGGATGACAGGGTACTGGGCCAGCTGGCCAAGGCCTACTACTTATTTAG GAAAAGGGAAGCGCGGAGGCTTTTTCTTACAATGAAAGTCAACCTCCAGTTTTACTACATCCCTGTTTGCAGGGCTACAGCCCCCGTGTCCTCTGTCAAG GAAACCCTCCATCAATCCAAGGGGAATCCCTGCACTCTCGGTTCCTATTTGAGCATGGTGGACCCGTGGTACAACTCTAACATCAGGGGTTTAGGCTGCATGATACCCAAACTGGCTGCGATG CAACAGACCAACCCAGGAAGGCCGAAAGACCCCTTCGTCTCTGATGTCATTTCCTATTACGTTCGCACTGGCCAGCAGCCTGTCTACTTCACCATCTACTTTGTTAAG GTGACTTTTAACAGCATGACAAAGGAACCTGTGGACGACGTGTTTCTTACCCATCTACACATGGAGTTCCCTGAGTTCAGACACATCTCAGAGTCAATTCGAG aaaaacagaagaaaacctCGGGGGAGGTATGCGGAGCTGTTGTCTCAGTGAATTACAGAAGG GTAACGTTGAGTGGGCGAGACATTGACAAAGGCGTCTCAGTCAGGACGTCAGGTGCTCATATCAACGCCATCCCCTCGAATGAAGCAGAAG ATCTGAACTGTTTGATGCTGACATTGAATGAACCTccaacaaaaagtaaaaacaacactgtg GAGTCAAAGATTCGGAGCAGCAACATTAAGATTCGCACTTTGGAGAGTCGATCTTTCACTGTTACGCTGGACAGAGATTGTCGCAGGACCTACAGAAATGTGCAGAG CATCGAGATCTCCCCGTGTCTTGATCCTGGATACTGCCTCCAGAAAACCATGCAGTCCAAAT